CTGATTTTTTTGCTCATTCATTATAAAAGTATAGTTAATGGGAAATAACTGTATGATATTGTTTtagatggaaaaaaaattagcaGTATTTGACTTTGACCATACCATTGTTCAGGATAATTCTGATGTGGTagcaataaatttaattgatccCAAGAAAATCCCTCCtgaattaaaaaagttacatAAGTCTGATGGATGGACTTTGTTCATGCAAgaaatttttcaactattacATAAATACGATATTAAAgaggataaaataaaatctgtaaTAGTATCCTTAGAAGAAGTAGAAGGAATGGGAAAACTTATtcgaaaattaaaagaattgaaCTTTGATGTTATAATTATCAGTGACTCAaacacatattttattaatgctTGGCTAGAAGCAAACAATTTAAGCCAATATGTATATAAAGTGTTCAGTAATCCTGCATATTTCAATGAAGCAGGTGTTCTTATAATAAGCATGTATCACTTGCAAACAACATGCAATCtaagtacaaaaaatttatgC
This DNA window, taken from Diorhabda sublineata isolate icDioSubl1.1 chromosome 4, icDioSubl1.1, whole genome shotgun sequence, encodes the following:
- the LOC130442912 gene encoding pyridoxal phosphate phosphatase PHOSPHO2-like — translated: MEKKLAVFDFDHTIVQDNSDVVAINLIDPKKIPPELKKLHKSDGWTLFMQEIFQLLHKYDIKEDKIKSVIVSLEEVEGMGKLIRKLKELNFDVIIISDSNTYFINAWLEANNLSQYVYKVFSNPAYFNEAGVLIISMYHLQTTCNLSTKNLCKGQIMEDFIKAQKDKGISYEKIIYCGDGMNDYCPILKLNKTDLACVRKGYKCVELVKKSKDGFDVDETGNCRIVNANLCVWSNGNDIYSLLS